Genomic segment of Candidatus Jordarchaeales archaeon:
TCCCATCCTTAGCCGGTCGCAACACACAGACCAACAACGCATCATCACCATTAAGTAAAAAAAGAAAGTAAATGTTGTTCTGCATCGCTAAGAGAAGCAAAGGAAGCTTAATAGACCACTCTCAACTCTCTGGCCATACTTTCTGGTAATTATTTGACAGGTATTTTGAGACCTGCTCATACGCGTCGTTTATGCTCAGCGTTTCTACCTCTTTTTCGCGGGTCGTGAACCATTGCAACTCTTTCGGCCAATCGGAAGACTTTAAGAACGTAATTACAACAGTCTGTTCATCCAGCAACGACACAATAACAGGAGAAGGCCTACGGTAATGCTCATATTCTTCACTTTCGTCATTGAATTTTACGAAGCCACTATATTGTTCATCGCGTTCTTGTGGCACTTCTTCAACTATCGAAGCCTTTTTCTTGCTTCTAATCGTAGTATTAGTATTAAAGACTACTCTACATCGATGATCTTTCGGCGGTTTTTTCGCTTCCCTTGGAAGACCCAAAATATACGATCCTAGTGCGGTGGCCTCCGAAACTACAACAATTTTTTGTTTCACCTTTTTCTCAGTTAACTTCGTTTTCTGAAGCCTGTTTGGAAGCCTTCCTAAGTCTCTTGCGTCTCTGAGAAAGAGTTTTTCTAGTACCTCGGAGTTGAGGGTGGACAGTCTGTCCTCGCAACTTATGTTTCCTAACTTTTCTAGCTTTTTAACATATATTTCGGCAGCCTTTTCGCTAAGCGATGGTATCTTCGGAAATGGAGGTAATTCTCCCGTTTGTATGTCTCCCAGCACCCCTTCTTTCAGCATTTTTTCGGCGATTTTCCTAGCATCACCGATGATCATTTTTAACATGTTCTTCCTAGCATCATCGATAATCATTTTTAGCGTGTTTTCATCCGCTTTTTGGGATATTTGCAGCAGCCCCTTGCACCCCTCTTTTTCAAGGAGTTCCATCACTCTTCGTGAGAGTTTGACCGATGAGATTTTGACCGCCCCCATCGCCCTCCGTGAACCCTTCCCTAGTCCTCCGAGAAGAAGGGAAAGAATTACGGCATGCAACCCAAGAACTTCCTCCAAATTCGGCTCCTTTGCAGAAGAGTAAACACATATGGTCACATCTAAGTTTCTCAGCATATCACTAAGCTTACTAATAATTATATCATTTTTCTTTTTCTCATACTTACTATTTTTCTCATTAACTGACTCACGTTTCCCCATCAGGAGAAGCTTAAGTCTTATATGTTTAATTAGTTGTTTAAGTGTCTTTATGTTTTTTGTATCTATGTTTTTTATCTCATTTGTGTTTTTCGGCTTCGTCTTAATGATTAGTCGTGAGCTTCTGTTGGTTGATCCAAATATTCTTTTTTGTGCTTCTATTGCTTTTTTATCGTGGTTTATGTCTCCTTTGTCGTATGCTACCCCACTTACTATTGCTCTTAGCCACCATGCTACTAGCCCCCTGAGGGATGTAATCCTGAATATTTCGTCGTGGGTGTTCGGGTTGTATCCTCCTATTGCTGACGGGGTTAGGCTTTTAATTTCTATCGTTGCGAGGTACTTCACGCTTTCACCCCTCCTTCAAGTTTTATGGATGTGAGGGTGAATGAGCCGTACCCGGAAGATGTTTTGCCCCCCACCCCAAGTTCCTCGACGGCTTTCTTAACATATTTTTCGAGCTTCGACACGACGTTTTGGGGGTAGTTTTCGCCTAGTAAACTTTTAACGTCGCTGGTCAGCTTCTCGTAGTCCGAGTTGAGTATCACTAGGAACCTGAATTTTACACCTCTGTTTATCGCGATGAAGTTGACTGGTGTTGGTTCAGCCGTGTGCTCTTCCACTGTCCCCCTTTCTAGGGAGTATATTGGGGTTATGACGTCTCTCACTACTAGTTTGCCTTTTGACTCGACTGGGTAGGCTTCGGTGAACGAGAGAAGGGAGAGCTGCGCCTCCTCCTTTTTTGCCTTTCCGAAGAGGACCTCGACGATTTTCGCGTCATCCGTCCACTCGGCGGCCGCCCTCACTACTCCCTTAATCCCGGAGATTATTGGTGAGTCGAGAAGTGGGTCCCATGCGAGGCCGACCTCGTCTATCAGCCACGCGAAGGGCGACGATACGTCGACGATGACCCTCGAAGTTGAAGTGATGTCGCAGGTGACGACACTCTTCCCAGCTGAGACGTACGCCGCTTTGAGCGCCTCCAGGTATTTCCTACATCTAGAGCATATATCCTCCTTCTTCTTGTCTACTTCTTGGCAGATCCACTCGGCGAGCTCCCCTTTGTAGACTTCTTTATCATTATCATTATGATCATTATGCTTTAGGAGGAGGGCTGTTGCTTTTCTGACATACGCTTCGTACACGTTCTTGTAGTGTATTTCTTGTCTCTTTTCACTTATTACTCGTCTTTTTTCACCCATCTACTCTCCTCCCTCCTTTCTGGCGTAGCTTCTGATTACGTATTTGAGCTTTGTGAGATCTTTTAAAATGGTCTTGTAGTTTAGAATCAGTTGACCGGTTTTTTCAACCTTGGTTCTGGCAATTTCGTCACGTTCAATCCACTCTTTGCTGAAGAAGTTTTTGTCCCTCATCTCTTCCATGACTCGTTTTACCTCTTCGTATCCTTTTCCTTTTGCGTCACCCTTGATTTTCTTGTAGAATAGATAAACGGTGAGCAGGGGAAGCCTTCTGATCCTGTCCGGGAGGCCGGAGAACTTTCCGACGAACTCGTCCGCCTCCTCTAAAGTGGTCTTCTCTAGCAGTTCTAGGAAGATGCTGGTTTTCCGCTCCTCGCCAGCTACTTTCTTGTTCCATGTTTGCTTTACCTCCGTCCATTCCCCCTTGAACCTCATCTCGGCTGCTTTGAGTAATCCCCTTGCGAGCGTTTCTCGCCCCCCTACTATCAGGGGTTTATCGCTCAGGTACTTCTTGACGAGGCTGCTGACGGACTGCTGATCCAGTTGCACTTCCATCTTGTTTTCTCTCACGGTGAGTTTGACTTCGCTCAGTCCGGCT
This window contains:
- the cmr1 gene encoding type III-B CRISPR module RAMP protein Cmr1, with product MKYLATIEIKSLTPSAIGGYNPNTHDEIFRITSLRGLVAWWLRAIVSGVAYDKGDINHDKKAIEAQKRIFGSTNRSSRLIIKTKPKNTNEIKNIDTKNIKTLKQLIKHIRLKLLLMGKRESVNEKNSKYEKKKNDIIISKLSDMLRNLDVTICVYSSAKEPNLEEVLGLHAVILSLLLGGLGKGSRRAMGAVKISSVKLSRRVMELLEKEGCKGLLQISQKADENTLKMIIDDARKNMLKMIIGDARKIAEKMLKEGVLGDIQTGELPPFPKIPSLSEKAAEIYVKKLEKLGNISCEDRLSTLNSEVLEKLFLRDARDLGRLPNRLQKTKLTEKKVKQKIVVVSEATALGSYILGLPREAKKPPKDHRCRVVFNTNTTIRSKKKASIVEEVPQERDEQYSGFVKFNDESEEYEHYRRPSPVIVSLLDEQTVVITFLKSSDWPKELQWFTTREKEVETLSINDAYEQVSKYLSNNYQKVWPES
- the cmr6 gene encoding type III-B CRISPR module RAMP protein Cmr6, yielding MGEKRRVISEKRQEIHYKNVYEAYVRKATALLLKHNDHNDNDKEVYKGELAEWICQEVDKKKEDICSRCRKYLEALKAAYVSAGKSVVTCDITSTSRVIVDVSSPFAWLIDEVGLAWDPLLDSPIISGIKGVVRAAAEWTDDAKIVEVLFGKAKKEEAQLSLLSFTEAYPVESKGKLVVRDVITPIYSLERGTVEEHTAEPTPVNFIAINRGVKFRFLVILNSDYEKLTSDVKSLLGENYPQNVVSKLEKYVKKAVEELGVGGKTSSGYGSFTLTSIKLEGGVKA